The Gloeocapsopsis sp. IPPAS B-1203 genome contains a region encoding:
- a CDS encoding adenine phosphoribosyltransferase — protein MDLKSLIRDIPDFPKPGILFRDITTLLRDADGLRYTIDSLTDKFLAAELKANYVVGMESRGFIIGAPLAYKLGAGFIPVRKPGKLPSSVHAVEYQLEYGMDRLEVHQDALQPGSPVLIVDDLLATGGTASATAKLVQQIGCQLIGFGFIIELRDLQGRKQLPDSVPVFSLVEY, from the coding sequence ATGGATCTCAAGTCCCTAATTCGTGATATTCCCGATTTTCCTAAACCTGGAATTTTATTTCGAGATATTACAACTCTTTTGCGCGATGCAGATGGATTGCGTTACACAATTGACTCCCTAACTGACAAGTTTCTAGCAGCAGAGCTGAAAGCAAATTATGTTGTAGGTATGGAGTCGCGTGGCTTTATTATTGGCGCGCCTTTAGCTTATAAATTAGGTGCTGGCTTTATTCCAGTGCGTAAACCTGGTAAATTGCCTTCTTCGGTTCATGCTGTAGAGTATCAACTAGAGTACGGGATGGATCGGCTTGAGGTGCATCAAGATGCTTTACAGCCAGGTAGCCCAGTTTTAATCGTTGATGATTTACTGGCTACTGGAGGAACTGCAAGTGCAACCGCAAAATTAGTACAACAAATCGGCTGCCAATTGATTGGCTTTGGGTTTATTATCGAGCTACGAGATTTACAAGGGCGGAAACAGTTGCCTGATAGTGTACCAGTCTTTTCACTCGTTGAATATTGA